One part of the Neodiprion virginianus isolate iyNeoVirg1 chromosome 3, iyNeoVirg1.1, whole genome shotgun sequence genome encodes these proteins:
- the LOC124301612 gene encoding uncharacterized protein LOC124301612, whose protein sequence is MIASVENSTLKQYESSYKLWWEFNQETQSDPFSITAKKVLSFLTKRFQDGASYGTINSGKAALALIAREEISNSDLINRFMRGVYKKRPGRPRYDTIWDVDPVLDKLAEWYPLEPLKLKKVTKKLVLLLALGTAHRIQTLAAIKISNIIETQKGLEIKIPEHIKTSRAGAVQPLLKLPFFEHKPGLCIARTLLHYLTITKDLRGKEDYLLISFQKPHAKVSRDTIGRWIKSTLKELGVDERYTAHSTRHAATSKAAEKGVNIDEIKRIAGWSQKSKVFADFYNLPIKIQDDDFAKRVMLT, encoded by the coding sequence ATGATCGCGTCAGTGGAAAACTCAACTCTCAAGCAATATGAATCTTCGTATAAACTTTGGTGGGAATTTAATCAAGAGACCCAGTCTGACCCTTTCAGCATCACAGCCAAAAAAGTGCTATCTTTCTTGACGAAAAGATTCCAAGATGGTGCCAGCTACGGAACCATCAACTCTGGAAAAGCGGCGCTAGCACTGATAGCGAGAGAGGAAATCTCTAACTCCGATCTCATCAACAGGTTTATGCGAGGCGTATACAAGAAGAGACCTGGCCGACCTAGGTACGACACAATCTGGGATGTAGACCCAGTGCTGGATAAACTTGCGGAGTGGTATCCCCTCGAACCTCTCAAACTAAAAAAGGTCACCAAAAAACTAGTACTACTCTTAGCACTAGGAACAGCACATCGTATTCAGACGCTAGCCGCTATAAAAATAAGTAACATAATAGAGACTCAAAAAGGTCTGGAAATAAAGATTCCGGAACACATAAAAACATCCAGGGCAGGAGCCGTTCAGCCCCTGCTAAAACTACCGTTCTTCGAACACAAACCTGGACTATGCATCGCAAGAACTTTGCTACATTACTTAACAATAACTAAAGACTTAAGAGGAAAAGAAGACTACTTGCTGATATCTTTCCAAAAACCACATGCAAAAGTCTCAAGAGACACCATTGGGCGATGGATAAAAAGTACGCTTAAAGAACTCGGAGTAGACGAGCGATATACTGCCCACAGTACACGACATGCTGCGACGTCGAAGGCGGCCGAGAAAGGTGTCAACATAgacgaaataaaaagaatcgcGGGATGGTCCCAGAAATCGAAGGTCTTCGCGGATTTCTACAACCTCCCGATCAAGATCCAAGACGACGACTTCGCGAAGAGGGTCATGTTgacataa